The proteins below come from a single Tenuifilum thalassicum genomic window:
- a CDS encoding DUF721 domain-containing protein — MSGNNTKSLGEAIREFIDSMKWHDQINQASIINDWDKIAGRDIARFTTQLRYKNGVLTIKLNSSALRQELHMRRTELISHINQFYGGKEIVKEIKFI, encoded by the coding sequence ATGAGTGGAAATAATACAAAGTCGTTAGGTGAGGCCATTCGTGAATTTATCGATTCAATGAAGTGGCACGATCAGATAAACCAAGCGTCCATAATTAACGATTGGGACAAAATTGCTGGTCGCGATATTGCCCGCTTTACAACACAATTACGCTATAAGAATGGTGTACTGACAATAAAGTTGAATTCATCTGCACTCAGGCAGGAACTTCATATGCGACGTACCGAACTTATCTCTCATATTAACCAGTTTTATGGTGGAAAAGAGATTGTAAAAGAGATTAAGTTTATTTAG
- the msrA gene encoding peptide-methionine (S)-S-oxide reductase MsrA, whose amino-acid sequence MKSIAIILGLFLTIILVTTGCNAKNEMKVMEQKTEVVTLGAGCFWCVEAIFSRVNGVIKVESGYSGGEVENPSYQEVCTGNTGHAEVVQVTFNPDIIPFSKILEIYFKTHDPTTLNRQGADIGTQYRSVIFYHTEEQKRIATEIKNQLDGASIWSSPIVTSIEPFKNFYKAENYHQNYYEDNRNQPYCRMVITPKLDKFEKIFSDYVKKND is encoded by the coding sequence ATGAAATCAATTGCTATTATTTTGGGATTATTCCTAACCATTATTCTGGTTACAACTGGATGTAATGCAAAAAACGAAATGAAAGTTATGGAACAAAAAACTGAAGTGGTTACATTAGGAGCAGGTTGTTTCTGGTGTGTCGAAGCAATATTTAGTCGAGTTAACGGGGTTATTAAGGTTGAATCGGGCTATTCTGGTGGAGAGGTTGAGAATCCTTCTTACCAAGAGGTGTGTACTGGAAATACTGGACATGCTGAGGTTGTTCAGGTTACTTTTAATCCAGATATTATCCCTTTCTCAAAGATACTTGAAATCTACTTCAAAACTCATGATCCCACAACGCTAAATAGGCAGGGCGCCGATATTGGAACTCAGTACCGTTCTGTTATTTTCTATCATACAGAGGAACAAAAGAGAATTGCTACAGAAATAAAAAATCAGCTTGATGGTGCTAGTATATGGAGCAGCCCTATTGTTACCTCTATTGAACCTTTCAAAAACTTCTACAAGGCAGAGAACTATCATCAAAATTACTACGAGGATAATCGAAATCAACCATACTGCAGAATGGTTATCACGCCTAAACTTGATAAATTCGAGAAGATTTTTTCCGATTATGTTAAAAAAAACGATTAA
- a CDS encoding PaaI family thioesterase codes for MIKVKNPYEQLPEHGCFCCSSKNPIGLKLDFWFNEDENSVETRWNPDRNYQGYQGVLHGGIQSTLMDEVASWSIYILVGTAGVTHSMEIFYKKPLLIDKGEVIVRGKILKKEKRIVTVYVEIIDGKGETCTTGNIHYFTFPVEIAKSKYGFPGREAFL; via the coding sequence ATGATTAAAGTAAAAAATCCCTATGAGCAGTTACCTGAACATGGTTGTTTTTGCTGCTCTTCAAAAAATCCGATAGGGCTGAAGCTTGATTTTTGGTTTAACGAAGATGAGAATAGCGTTGAAACACGATGGAACCCAGATAGAAACTATCAAGGATATCAGGGTGTGCTTCATGGTGGCATTCAATCAACGCTAATGGACGAGGTTGCAAGCTGGAGTATATACATATTGGTGGGTACTGCAGGTGTAACACATAGCATGGAGATTTTTTATAAAAAACCGTTACTCATTGATAAGGGTGAAGTGATTGTTCGGGGTAAAATCCTTAAAAAAGAAAAAAGAATTGTTACGGTATATGTTGAGATTATTGATGGTAAAGGTGAAACCTGCACAACAGGAAACATTCATTATTTTACTTTCCCCGTCGAAATAGCAAAATCAAAATACGGATTTCCAGGTCGAGAAGCTTTCTTGTAG
- a CDS encoding TetR/AcrR family transcriptional regulator: protein MDTKHGSATRLKLMETARELFIAKGVDRVGVREIATKAGVNLSLMNYYFRSKENLLEEIFEQSIKDNGQVLRGILNEDLPLEEKIYKYVNTYIDILTEDPLLVPFVLSIIHRNAEQAPRLKAVHTLYNTETFSNQLKHEAEVGKIRKIDPEQFFISMISLILFPFAIKWLIGYRMTFTPGQMAKFLEDRREHVYDMLINSLRP from the coding sequence ATGGATACAAAACACGGAAGCGCTACCCGATTAAAATTAATGGAAACAGCACGAGAACTGTTTATTGCTAAAGGAGTTGACCGAGTAGGTGTACGAGAAATAGCTACAAAAGCCGGTGTTAATCTTTCATTAATGAATTATTACTTCCGCAGTAAAGAAAACCTTCTTGAAGAGATTTTTGAGCAATCAATAAAGGACAACGGACAAGTGCTACGTGGTATTTTAAATGAAGACCTACCTTTGGAAGAAAAAATTTACAAGTACGTTAACACCTACATTGATATTCTAACAGAAGATCCTTTACTGGTGCCCTTTGTTCTATCAATCATACACAGAAATGCAGAGCAAGCACCACGTTTAAAAGCAGTTCATACGCTTTATAATACCGAAACTTTCTCAAACCAGCTAAAACACGAAGCAGAAGTTGGGAAAATTCGTAAAATTGATCCCGAACAATTTTTTATAAGCATGATTTCGCTTATACTTTTTCCTTTTGCCATTAAATGGCTAATTGGCTACCGGATGACTTTTACTCCAGGACAGATGGCTAAATTCTTAGAAGATAGACGCGAACATGTTTACGATATGCTAATTAACTCTCTAAGACCCTAG
- the ribH gene encoding 6,7-dimethyl-8-ribityllumazine synthase gives MATYLKNLSSYDPKHVPSAKNMKFGIVVSDWNDSVTHKLLEGAYNTLIEHGANEENILVKHVPGAFELTLGGQFMGEYADLDAVICLGCVIQGETRHFDYICQSVTSGITELNMNYNIPFIFGVLTTDNLEQAIDRAGGKHGNKGVEAAITAIKMAALQKEMEELEE, from the coding sequence ATGGCAACATACTTAAAGAATCTGTCTAGTTACGATCCCAAACATGTACCAAGTGCAAAAAACATGAAATTTGGGATTGTTGTTTCCGATTGGAACGATTCCGTAACTCACAAACTCCTGGAAGGGGCATACAATACTCTCATAGAACATGGTGCGAATGAAGAGAACATTCTTGTTAAGCATGTTCCTGGCGCATTTGAGCTAACACTAGGAGGTCAGTTTATGGGCGAATATGCCGATTTAGATGCAGTAATATGTTTAGGTTGTGTTATTCAGGGCGAAACACGACATTTCGACTACATATGCCAAAGTGTAACTAGTGGCATTACTGAACTTAACATGAACTATAACATTCCATTTATTTTTGGTGTTTTAACAACTGACAATTTAGAACAAGCAATAGACCGTGCTGGCGGAAAACATGGAAATAAAGGGGTTGAAGCTGCAATTACAGCTATCAAAATGGCTGCTCTGCAAAAAGAGATGGAGGAGCTAGAAGAATAG
- a CDS encoding DUF5916 domain-containing protein encodes MTYRYFLLASFFVFLFETSSDALFAQGVEKKSCFAVRANPHATIVDGELSDEIWTKGVWSSDFTQHEPHNGSNPSQKTEFKIAYDDDYLYAAFRMYDDEPDKIVARVTRRDDTEGDYVAIGFDSYFDKRTAFVFLLTASGSKMDMVVTEDGGNEDENWDPIWWGKAKRTSFGWTAEMKIPLNQLRFSAVDEQVWGLQVGRHIYRNQETDFWQHIPKDAAGFVHLFGNLYGLKGLTPKRQVEIAPYVVAKTESFKPEEGNPFMTGRRNGLNVGADAKIGLTNNFTLDLTVNPDFGQVEADPAEVNLTAFETYFEEKRPFFIEGSNLFSFPLMFGDGDLASNNLFYSRRIGRAPQRDVELADNEYAHVPSNTTILGAAKVTGRTPNGFSLGVLESVTGNAYAQVDSLGRRYHQLVEPLTNYTVLAAKQELNDGNTIITGMLTSTNRSLNDITKDVYHKNAITGGVGVQHMWADKKYAVELKLFGSHVDGTKDAILITQTSSARYFQRPDIKHVSLDSSRTALNGSGGMFQFGKIGQGHIRYMAAVAWRSPQFEINDIGYTPNVDDIFQVIWVGLRYWEPTSIYRSFNVNFNQWTGWNFGGDFIQKGANVNLHMQLPNYWSVSTGVNWNGEGLSVSELRGGPALLLPGGWNTWYNIQSDGRKRLILGGGGSNFFGFFDNSFRQNFYLWLRYKPSKSIQLSLNPSFSHSESNLAYVTNVDLADETKYIRGFLNRDTWALSLRLEYSINPELSVQYYGRPYFTSGKYTDFKYITNPKADNYSDRFMEYTNSQLSYNNDAEEYSIDENTDGALDYTFSNPNFNYLNLQSNLIVRWEFRPGSSLYLVWTHGKEAYESIYSRSLNDDVDNLWDSHPHNVFLVKFSYRFN; translated from the coding sequence ATGACTTATAGGTACTTCTTGCTAGCCTCATTTTTCGTTTTTTTGTTTGAAACCTCATCAGATGCATTGTTTGCTCAAGGTGTAGAAAAAAAAAGTTGCTTCGCAGTTAGAGCTAATCCACATGCCACAATTGTAGATGGTGAGTTAAGCGATGAGATTTGGACCAAAGGTGTTTGGAGTAGTGATTTTACTCAACATGAACCCCATAATGGTTCAAATCCCTCTCAAAAAACAGAGTTCAAAATAGCATACGACGACGATTATTTATATGCTGCTTTTAGGATGTACGATGATGAACCCGATAAGATTGTAGCTAGGGTTACTCGTAGAGACGATACCGAAGGCGATTATGTTGCTATTGGCTTTGATTCATATTTTGATAAACGAACTGCATTTGTTTTTTTACTTACTGCCTCTGGTTCAAAAATGGATATGGTTGTAACAGAGGATGGTGGCAATGAGGATGAGAATTGGGATCCTATTTGGTGGGGAAAAGCCAAAAGAACATCCTTCGGGTGGACAGCCGAGATGAAAATCCCGTTAAACCAGCTTCGTTTTTCGGCAGTTGACGAGCAGGTGTGGGGACTTCAGGTTGGTCGGCACATCTATCGGAATCAGGAAACAGACTTTTGGCAGCATATACCTAAGGATGCGGCTGGTTTTGTTCACCTTTTTGGAAATCTTTATGGCTTAAAAGGCTTAACGCCTAAACGGCAGGTTGAGATAGCTCCTTATGTTGTTGCTAAAACGGAAAGCTTTAAACCCGAAGAGGGTAATCCATTCATGACTGGAAGGCGAAATGGGTTGAATGTTGGAGCTGATGCCAAAATTGGATTAACCAACAACTTCACCTTAGACCTTACTGTAAATCCCGATTTTGGGCAGGTTGAGGCTGACCCAGCTGAGGTGAATCTGACAGCATTCGAAACCTACTTTGAGGAAAAACGACCTTTTTTTATCGAAGGTAGCAACTTGTTTAGCTTCCCACTGATGTTTGGCGATGGCGATTTGGCTTCGAATAATCTATTTTACAGTCGAAGAATAGGTAGAGCGCCTCAACGAGATGTTGAACTGGCAGATAATGAGTATGCTCATGTGCCTTCGAACACAACCATACTTGGTGCAGCTAAAGTAACTGGAAGAACCCCAAATGGATTTTCGCTCGGTGTGTTAGAGAGTGTTACCGGGAATGCTTATGCTCAGGTTGATTCTTTAGGTAGAAGATATCATCAGTTAGTTGAGCCTCTAACAAATTACACTGTTTTAGCGGCTAAGCAAGAGTTAAACGATGGTAATACTATTATTACAGGTATGTTGACATCTACAAATAGGTCGTTAAATGATATTACAAAGGATGTTTATCATAAAAATGCCATTACAGGAGGAGTAGGGGTCCAACATATGTGGGCAGATAAAAAGTATGCTGTAGAGCTTAAGCTCTTTGGAAGCCATGTTGATGGTACTAAAGATGCGATTCTTATAACCCAAACAAGCTCTGCGCGTTATTTTCAACGACCAGATATTAAGCATGTTAGTTTGGATTCCTCTCGAACTGCTCTTAATGGTAGTGGCGGTATGTTTCAATTCGGTAAGATTGGTCAAGGGCATATCCGATACATGGCTGCGGTAGCCTGGCGTTCGCCACAATTCGAAATAAATGATATTGGTTATACACCTAATGTTGATGATATTTTTCAGGTAATTTGGGTTGGCCTCCGTTACTGGGAACCAACTAGTATATATCGTTCATTCAATGTAAATTTCAACCAGTGGACTGGGTGGAATTTTGGGGGTGACTTCATACAAAAGGGGGCTAATGTGAACCTTCATATGCAATTGCCAAACTATTGGTCGGTGAGTACAGGTGTAAACTGGAATGGTGAAGGGTTGAGCGTATCTGAGCTAAGAGGTGGACCTGCATTATTGTTACCGGGTGGATGGAATACCTGGTACAATATCCAGTCTGATGGTCGAAAGAGATTAATTTTAGGAGGTGGTGGCAGTAACTTTTTTGGTTTTTTTGATAACTCATTTAGGCAAAATTTTTACCTGTGGTTACGTTATAAGCCCTCAAAAAGTATTCAACTATCCCTAAACCCTTCCTTTTCACATTCCGAAAGTAACTTGGCTTATGTTACTAATGTCGACTTGGCTGATGAAACTAAATACATTAGAGGATTTTTAAACAGAGATACTTGGGCACTTTCTTTACGATTAGAATATAGTATTAATCCTGAACTTTCCGTTCAGTATTACGGTCGCCCTTACTTTACAAGTGGAAAGTATACTGATTTTAAGTACATTACAAATCCAAAAGCCGATAACTATTCCGATAGATTTATGGAGTATACCAATTCTCAACTCTCGTATAACAATGATGCTGAAGAGTACTCTATTGATGAGAATACCGATGGTGCTTTAGACTACACCTTTAGCAATCCAAATTTTAACTATCTCAATCTTCAATCTAACCTTATTGTTCGTTGGGAGTTTCGTCCGGGCTCATCCTTATATTTAGTTTGGACACATGGTAAGGAGGCCTACGAATCGATTTACAGTCGTTCACTTAACGACGATGTAGATAACCTGTGGGATTCGCATCCGCATAATGTCTTCCTAGTTAAATTCTCTTATCGTTTTAATTAA
- a CDS encoding tetratricopeptide repeat protein yields the protein MANNKKQQTTDTVESIDNALSRTEQFIEQNQKSLTVIVAAILAIVAIYFGYKNFYLQPKEDEASAQIFQAQYYFEQDSFRLALYGNENDFGFEYIADNYGMTKAGNLANYYAGICLRELGEYEKAIEYLEKFDADDQMVTPVAYGAIGDCYVELNDLEKAVNFYVKAAEYEENDFTTPIFYKKAGMVYEELKQFDEALELYKSIKTNYSKSAEARDIDRDIARVETLLSKE from the coding sequence ATGGCAAATAATAAGAAACAACAGACTACTGATACCGTTGAGTCGATTGACAATGCATTATCGCGTACCGAGCAGTTCATTGAACAAAACCAAAAAAGCCTAACCGTAATTGTGGCTGCCATTTTAGCTATTGTGGCTATCTATTTCGGGTATAAAAATTTCTACCTTCAACCCAAAGAGGATGAGGCAAGCGCACAAATATTCCAAGCACAATACTATTTTGAGCAGGACTCGTTTCGTCTTGCATTATATGGTAACGAAAACGATTTTGGATTTGAGTACATTGCCGATAATTATGGCATGACAAAAGCTGGTAACCTTGCCAACTACTATGCCGGTATCTGCCTCCGTGAGCTAGGTGAGTATGAAAAAGCTATTGAATACCTTGAAAAATTTGATGCTGATGATCAAATGGTAACCCCTGTAGCTTACGGAGCTATTGGCGATTGCTATGTTGAGCTTAATGACCTTGAAAAAGCTGTAAACTTCTACGTTAAAGCAGCTGAATACGAAGAAAATGATTTTACAACTCCTATTTTTTACAAGAAGGCAGGAATGGTTTATGAAGAGCTAAAGCAGTTTGACGAAGCTCTAGAACTCTACAAATCAATTAAGACCAACTACAGTAAGAGTGCTGAGGCAAGGGATATTGATAGGGATATTGCGCGTGTTGAAACTCTTTTAAGTAAAGAATAA
- the recF gene encoding DNA replication/repair protein RecF (All proteins in this family for which functions are known are DNA-binding proteins that assist the filamentation of RecA onto DNA for the initiation of recombination or recombinational repair.), giving the protein MYLDNLSVINFKSLTQVEVQFDTKINCFVGNNGQGKTNLLDAIYYLSMCKSYISSTDSQVLKHGEDFFVLQGKYNRNNTEENIYCGLKKGEGKVFKRNGKEYERLADHIGFLPVVMVSPIDGELVEGSGEQRRKYVNGVISQIDKVYLDEVIRYNRLLSQRNSLLKTYSKANFSYDLIEAIDIQLSEYAAVIHSKRKAFVEQLIGILQDYYNKVSGGQERVSIRYKSHLNDSSPDELFKNNIERDRVLQYTSVGIHRDDIVLLIDDYPIRTVGSQGQQKTFLIALKLAQFDFIAKVSGIKPILLLDDIFDKLDANRVHQLIDLVANDGFGQIFITDTNKHRLEEVLGKVSSGYRFFNVENGNFELVESK; this is encoded by the coding sequence ATGTATTTAGATAACTTATCGGTAATCAATTTTAAATCACTAACTCAGGTTGAAGTACAGTTTGATACCAAAATTAATTGTTTTGTTGGTAATAATGGGCAAGGAAAAACTAATTTACTCGATGCCATTTACTACCTGTCCATGTGCAAAAGCTATATATCTTCAACTGACTCACAGGTGCTAAAACATGGTGAGGACTTTTTTGTTTTGCAGGGAAAATATAATCGCAATAATACTGAAGAAAACATATATTGTGGTTTGAAAAAGGGCGAGGGGAAGGTTTTCAAGAGAAATGGCAAAGAATATGAGCGTTTAGCCGATCATATTGGATTTCTTCCTGTTGTAATGGTTTCGCCAATTGATGGCGAGCTGGTTGAAGGTAGTGGAGAACAACGTCGAAAATATGTGAATGGAGTAATCTCCCAGATTGACAAGGTTTATCTTGATGAGGTAATTCGTTACAACCGGTTACTGTCTCAGCGCAATAGCCTGTTGAAAACATATTCCAAAGCGAATTTTAGCTACGATTTAATTGAGGCAATTGATATTCAGCTCTCGGAATATGCTGCTGTTATCCATTCTAAACGAAAAGCTTTTGTTGAGCAGCTAATTGGTATCCTTCAGGATTATTATAATAAAGTATCAGGTGGGCAGGAAAGGGTTTCTATAAGGTATAAATCACACCTAAACGATTCCAGTCCAGATGAGCTCTTTAAAAATAATATTGAGCGCGATAGGGTGTTACAATATACCTCGGTTGGCATTCATCGTGATGATATTGTTCTTCTGATTGACGATTATCCCATACGAACTGTTGGTTCTCAGGGCCAGCAAAAAACCTTTTTGATTGCTTTAAAACTTGCCCAGTTTGATTTTATTGCCAAAGTATCGGGAATTAAACCGATTTTGCTACTCGATGATATTTTTGATAAGCTCGATGCCAATAGGGTGCATCAGCTTATCGATTTAGTTGCGAACGATGGATTTGGTCAAATCTTTATAACCGATACTAACAAACATAGATTGGAAGAGGTGCTTGGTAAAGTTTCATCGGGTTATCGTTTTTTTAATGTTGAAAATGGAAATTTTGAACTTGTAGAATCAAAATAG